In Streptomyces sp. NBC_01754, one genomic interval encodes:
- a CDS encoding ParA family protein, giving the protein MLDDDETPMINRDDLSRTYVIANGKGGVGKTTLASNFAGLVAADGGRVLLVDVNGQGNVGRDLGYRRTAVDDEGEAFHEALRTGRPLEPVRDVRPNLDVVVGGHHIGAAPDMLAATFRLQAHRQALALALCLAPIAPEYDMVVLDSAPENPPLQQLALSAARWMIAPTRSDMASITDGLGSISRQVQLVRRSVNPDLQLLGVVLYATGSASKQIHRNARKWITEELGTEAYLMDTIIRYSEAVGQDARSHGRLIHELEEAVASNPSFWDLRAGRSTGTVISTTSASVAEDLATLAREILTRAAEEDAA; this is encoded by the coding sequence ATGCTGGATGACGACGAGACCCCAATGATCAATCGGGATGACCTAAGTCGCACATACGTCATCGCCAACGGCAAGGGGGGCGTCGGCAAGACCACGCTCGCGTCCAATTTCGCCGGCCTCGTGGCCGCAGACGGCGGCCGCGTCCTCCTGGTCGACGTCAACGGACAGGGCAACGTCGGCCGAGACCTGGGATACCGCAGGACCGCCGTGGATGACGAGGGCGAGGCGTTCCACGAAGCACTGCGCACCGGCCGCCCCCTGGAGCCCGTACGGGACGTACGTCCCAACCTGGACGTCGTGGTCGGCGGCCACCACATCGGCGCTGCTCCTGACATGCTGGCCGCGACTTTCCGCCTCCAGGCGCACCGCCAGGCCCTGGCGCTCGCCTTGTGCCTGGCCCCCATCGCTCCCGAATACGACATGGTCGTCCTGGACAGCGCGCCGGAAAACCCACCGCTCCAGCAGCTGGCACTGTCAGCCGCCCGCTGGATGATCGCCCCCACCCGCTCCGACATGGCGAGCATCACGGACGGCCTGGGCAGCATTTCCCGGCAGGTCCAGCTGGTGCGCCGGAGCGTGAACCCCGACCTCCAGCTCCTGGGCGTGGTCCTCTACGCCACCGGCAGCGCGTCCAAGCAGATTCACCGCAACGCCCGCAAGTGGATCACTGAAGAGCTCGGTACAGAGGCTTACCTCATGGACACGATCATCCGGTACTCAGAGGCCGTCGGGCAGGACGCCCGCAGCCACGGCCGTCTCATTCACGAGCTGGAAGAAGCCGTTGCCAGCAACCCCAGCTTCTGGGACCTGCGGGCCGGACGGTCTACCGGCACCGTCATCTCCACCACCTCCGCATCGGTCGCGGAAGACCTCGCTACGCTCGCCCGAGAGATCTTGACCCGGGCCGCCGAAGAGGACGCAGCATGA
- a CDS encoding AAA family ATPase has product MTDHEAMVRYDQLTTRVYEERRITPVSPIPLTLPAGSLCALIGAPGSGKSTFAAHYPDTWRVCLDTYRGLTTDSDADQSATPVAAEIQTLILDARLSRGLNVLVDSTNVFPHVRAGLLARARYWQRPTAAILFDVPLDTTLAQNQARPRVVPTHVVRELYHHLPSVQQLKTEGFGVVCRISNLALPTQG; this is encoded by the coding sequence ATGACCGACCACGAAGCGATGGTCCGCTACGACCAGCTCACCACCCGCGTCTACGAGGAGAGGCGCATCACCCCGGTGTCCCCGATCCCGCTGACCCTCCCCGCCGGCTCCCTGTGCGCCCTGATCGGGGCCCCCGGCTCCGGCAAATCCACGTTCGCCGCCCACTACCCCGACACCTGGCGCGTCTGCCTCGATACCTACCGCGGACTCACCACTGACTCCGACGCGGACCAGTCCGCCACCCCAGTCGCCGCCGAGATCCAGACCCTGATCCTGGACGCCCGACTCTCCCGGGGGCTGAACGTGCTCGTCGACAGCACCAATGTCTTCCCACACGTCCGGGCCGGACTGCTGGCCCGCGCCCGCTACTGGCAGCGTCCCACCGCCGCCATCCTCTTCGACGTGCCGCTGGACACCACCCTCGCTCAGAACCAGGCCCGCCCCCGGGTCGTGCCTACGCACGTTGTACGCGAGCTCTACCACCACCTCCCCTCGGTCCAGCAGCTGAAGACCGAGGGATTTGGAGTCGTGTGCCGGATCTCCAACCTTGCGCTGCCCACACAGGGTTGA